In Spinacia oleracea cultivar Varoflay chromosome 5, BTI_SOV_V1, whole genome shotgun sequence, a single window of DNA contains:
- the LOC110787112 gene encoding trihelix transcription factor DF1, which produces MEELFRSTDRQLTGAAFPEDLTPFPIPEPQPHLSSAVGVGFYYPQQAALHSPPVPQKLRPIRSNGRNPMEYSNPEDALVRMNGCNSSELGFLPFQPDFSSKSEEDTSAEALMKMKSEMDSQLLCNFKSQISSLNFSFSSSSDCSGDSAHKADELNSNEKPRKKRRKKMESFLQGLMSQVIHKQEEMHQQLMDMIENKEKERIIREEAWRHQEIQRANRDHQLRAQEAARSVALISFIRNALGVSELQIPELLPLPQVFSGEDVADPHSLGQGELDNFDPNNKRWPTSEVQALITLRAALDHKFHTLGPKAPVWEEVSAGMAKMGYIRSARKCKEKWENVNKYYKKATGNGKKHSENAKLCPYFHELETLYKNRLITAAKANSPSNEDSEQNGKV; this is translated from the exons atgGAAGAATTGTTTAGAAGTACTGACCGCCAATTAACTGGCGCCGCCTTCCCTGAAGACTTAACTCCCTTCCCTATCCCTGAACCTCAACCTCATCTTTCCTCCGCCGTTGGTGTTGGTTTCTACTACCCTCAACAAGCGGCTCTTCATTCTCCGCCAGTTCCCCAGAAGCTCCGTCCTATCAGATCCAACGGTCGTAATCCCATGGAATATTCGAATCCCGAGGACGCATTGGTTAGAATGAATGGTTGTAATTCGTCGGAGCTAGGGTTTCTTCCATTTCAGCCGGATTTCTCTTCGAAGTCGGAGGAGGACACGTCAGCAGAAGCACTGATGAAAATGAAATCGGAGATGGACAGCCAGTTGTTATGCAACTTCAAATCACAAATATCAAGCCTCAACTTCTCTTTCAG TTCCTCTTCAGATTGTAGTGGTGATTCTGCACATAAGGCAGACGAGCTTAACTCGAATGAGAAACCGAGAAAGAAGAGGAGGAAAAAGATGGAGTCCTTTTTACAAGGTTTGATGTCTCAAGTCATCCACAAGCAAGAGGAGATGCACCAGCAATTAATGGACATGATTGAAAACAAGGAAAAGGAGCGGATTATTAGAGAGGAAGCTTGGCGTCACCAAGAGATACAACGTGCCAACAGAGATCACCAGCTTAGGGCCCAGGAGGCTGCTCGTAGTGTGGCCCTTATTTCTTTCATTCGGAATGCTCTTGGCGTCTCGGAACTACAAATTCCCGAGCTCTTACCCTTGCCCCAAGTCTTCTCTGGGGAAGATGTTGCGGATCCTCACAGCTTGGGTCAAGGTGAACTCGATAATTTTGATCCTAATAACAAGAGGTGGCCGACTTCTGAAGTCCAAGCGCTCATCACTCTACGAGCTGCTCTGGATCATAAGTTTCATACTTTAGGCCCCAAAGCTCCTGTGTGGGAAGAAGTTTCAGCTGGGATGGCTAAAATGGGATACATTCGAAGTGCTAGGAAATGCAAAGAGAAGTGGGAGAATGTTAACAAGTATTATAAGAAGGCAACAGGCAATGGAAAGAAACATTCTGAGAATGCCAAGTTGTGCCCGTACTTCCATGAGCTGGAAACCCTCTACAAAAATCGGCTTATTACTGCAGCAAAAGCAAACTCTCCCAGTAATGAAGACTCCGAACAGAATGGAAAAGTATAG